In Pseudomonas hamedanensis, a single window of DNA contains:
- the queD gene encoding 6-carboxytetrahydropterin synthase QueD: MEIFKEFTFESAHRLPHVPDGHKCGRLHGHSFKVAIHLSGDLDPHTGWIRDFSEIKAIFKPLYERLDHNYLNDIPGLENPTSEVLAKFIWKELKPLLPELSAIRIHETCTSGCIYRGE, translated from the coding sequence GTGGAAATCTTCAAGGAATTTACTTTCGAATCCGCCCACCGCCTGCCGCACGTCCCGGACGGCCACAAGTGCGGGCGCCTGCACGGTCACTCGTTCAAGGTGGCCATCCACCTGAGCGGCGACCTTGATCCGCACACTGGCTGGATTCGTGACTTCTCCGAGATCAAGGCGATTTTCAAGCCACTGTACGAGCGTCTCGACCACAACTACCTCAATGACATCCCCGGTCTGGAAAACCCGACCAGTGAAGTGCTGGCCAAATTCATCTGGAAAGAACTGAAGCCGCTGCTGCCGGAACTCAGCGCGATCCGCATTCATGAGACCTGTACCAGCGGCTGCATTTATCGCGGGGAATAA
- a CDS encoding patatin-like phospholipase family protein, whose product MTAIHIKFPALTLKAGPRAMARIRAQGLNAADVGTLPGAAGGPKALGIQGLDLALFGEWLPSAPRERSLIGASVGSWRFASACLPDAAEGLRRLGHLYAEQHFNKGLTMAEISQSSQRMLNDLLDGRDASILENIHYRLNIMVVKSQGRLAEDHRGRLGLALGSVIADNLRGRARLSRHFERLIIHDPRLAPPLDALTDFPSRFVTLNAGNLRQALLASGSIPMVMEGVRDLPGAGAGTFRDGGLLDYHLDLPYSGDGIVLYPHFTDRVIPGWFDKTLPWRRASVQRLQDVLLLAPSKEYLARLPYGKLPDRNDFKRFMGDAPSRQKYWHTAMDESRRLGDEFLELTANGRLADRLLTL is encoded by the coding sequence ATGACCGCCATCCATATCAAGTTCCCAGCCCTCACCCTCAAGGCCGGCCCGCGGGCCATGGCGCGGATTCGTGCCCAAGGTTTGAACGCCGCGGATGTCGGCACCCTGCCCGGCGCCGCTGGTGGACCGAAGGCGTTGGGGATTCAGGGGCTGGACCTGGCGCTGTTCGGCGAATGGCTGCCGAGCGCGCCACGCGAGCGGTCGCTGATTGGTGCGTCGGTCGGCTCCTGGCGCTTCGCCAGTGCCTGCCTGCCGGACGCCGCCGAAGGTCTGCGCCGGCTCGGTCATCTTTACGCCGAGCAGCATTTCAACAAGGGCCTGACCATGGCCGAGATCAGCCAGAGCTCGCAGCGCATGCTCAACGATCTGCTCGACGGCCGCGATGCGAGCATCCTCGAAAACATCCATTACCGCTTGAACATCATGGTGGTGAAAAGCCAGGGGCGACTGGCCGAGGATCATCGCGGCCGGCTCGGTCTGGCGCTGGGTTCGGTGATCGCCGACAACCTGCGTGGGCGCGCCCGCCTGTCGCGCCACTTCGAACGGCTGATCATCCACGATCCGCGCCTGGCGCCACCGCTTGATGCGTTGACCGATTTTCCGTCGCGCTTCGTTACCCTCAATGCCGGCAACCTGCGTCAGGCCCTGCTGGCGTCGGGGTCGATTCCGATGGTCATGGAAGGTGTGCGTGACTTGCCCGGCGCTGGCGCGGGCACGTTCCGTGACGGCGGCCTGCTCGACTATCACCTCGACCTGCCCTACAGCGGCGACGGCATCGTGCTCTATCCGCACTTCACCGACCGGGTGATTCCTGGCTGGTTCGACAAGACCCTGCCGTGGCGCCGCGCTTCGGTGCAGCGCTTGCAAGACGTGCTGCTGCTTGCGCCGTCGAAGGAATATCTGGCGCGTCTGCCCTACGGCAAACTGCCGGATCGCAACGACTTCAAACGTTTCATGGGCGATGCCCCGAGCCGGCAGAAATACTGGCACACGGCAATGGACGAAAGCCGCCGGCTGGGTGACGAGTTTCTCGAACTGACAGCCAACGGTCGCCTCGCCGATCGGTTGCTGACCCTTTAG